The sequence ACTACAGATAGTCATTATAGTGATACTTGTAGCAGTAGTGGTTTACACAATGGTTTTCACAGCAAATGCAAAACCCAAGGGAAGATATGAGAGAAAGATAGAAAAAGTATTCAAAGAGCATCAAGAACGCCTGGTAGCATTACAAACAGAAGTGATAAACAATCATAGAATCACATTTAGAGTAAAAACTTTCGAAGATCTGGTAAGGGTTGCCGATGAACTAACAAGGCCCATAATGTATGTATACAGCCACAATTACGTAGATATTAAAAATTTTTTCGTCCTTGATGATATATACATATATCTATACGACATGAGTATCATTGAATCAAATGAGCCCCAAGAAGAAGGTACCTCCGCCCCATAAACACATGGTTATTCACACCATGCAACTGTCCTATCCAGCTAATATAATCCTAGAGGGTAAGACAGATGCAGCGACCTTGATAGGGTAGTTCAAGTATATTTTAAAGTCACCTAGAATTTTTTTTTAATCATTACCCCACTAAAGTGAGGGAAGAACTCACTTTAGTGGGGTTTAATTGTGTATTTATAGGAAATGATGTCGAAAAAAAGAGGAAAATGTCAAAAAAAGTAGAATACTTCATATTAAGAACGGCTAAATATTTTAATACTATTCTACAAAATTACAAGGAGGATGATTTTATGAAGTTAAGAGATAAGTTACTCATACCGATTTTGCTATTATTAACCATTACTATTGGAGTAATCGGAATTTTTAACTACACCCAAACAAAGAACCGTATTACAGATATGTTCCACGATGAAATGGAAAATGTACTAAATAATACAGTTCAGTCTGTTATTTCTGGTCAGAGAGCCATAGAAATAACCACAACATCACTAAATGAAAGTAATTTATCCCTTACACAGTCCATTGCAGAGCTTATTTTAAATAATCGCTCTCTATTAAGCACTGAAAACATGACCTCCTTAGCGGAAAGCCTTGGGGTAGATGAAATCCATGTCATTGATGAAAATGGTATAATAACTCACGGAAATATTACAGAATTCTATGGATTTGATTTTAATACATCTGAACAAACTAAACCTTTTTTGCAGGGGATTACAGATGATAATTTTAGATTAGCCCAAGAGCCAACGGAAAGGGGAACCGATGGTGTGCTGTTTCAGTACATAGGTGTTTCGCGATTGGATAGGCCTGGTGTTATTCAAATTGGTGTAAGGCCTGAAGCCATCGAAGATATGATTGCCCAGATGGATATAAGGGATTTAATTGAGAACATAAGGGTTGGTGAAGAGGGTTATGCTTATGTTATCAATGGTGAAGGTGAAGTACATGCCCACAAAGACTCAACCCAGGAAGGTGAGAATATTTCTGATTTCCAATGGGGCCAGGAGATTATAAGGACCGGTAGTGGAGAAATAACTTACCGGGAAAATGGTAACGAATACTTAGCATTCTTCGACAAAGTAGATGACAACATAGTTGTTCTAACCATTGATTTACAGGAAATCAACGGACCATTATCCACCCTAGCTTGGATAACTATTTTAGCACTTGTAGTATCTATACTGATTATGATTCCGGTAATTTTTATAATAGTGAACGTACAAGTATCAAGGCCACTGACTAAGCTTGTTGGTGCTATGCAAAAGGCAGGACAAGGGGACTTGACTGTTGAGGCAAGACATAACTCAAAAGATGAGATAGGCATTTTAGCCAAGGGATTCAATGCTATGATACTAAACTTTAGAACATTGATAATGGATATAGATAATAATTCAGAAAACGTAGCAAAATCATCAAAACAATTGACCATTACCACTGAACAAAACACTTTAGCTGCCGATGAAGTAGCTAGGACAATTGAAGAGATTGCAAACGCTGCAAATGAACAGGCTCGAGAGACGGAAAAGGGTGTTAGCTATACAGAGGAGCTAGGGTTAGCCCTAGAAAATGAGCAATTACTGATTACACAACTAAATAAAAGTGCAGATGAAGTTAATATCCTTAAAGATGAAGGTTTTGTCACACTTGCTGATCTTACGGAAAAAACCAATAGCAATAGTGTGTCTATTGGTGAAGTTAGAGATGTTATTATAGATACAAATAACAGTGCTGAAAGTATAGCAAAAGCCAGTGAAATGATTCAAAATATCTCAAATCAAACTAACTTACTTGCTTTAAATGCTGCCATAGAAGCAGCTAGAGCCGGTGAAGCTGGAAAAGGTTTTGCCGTTGTAGCCGATGAGATAAGGAAGCTTGCGGAGCAGTCCAATAGTTTTACAGGGGAAATTTCTCAAATAATAAGTGACTTAACTGAAAAAACCCAATACGCTGTAAAAAATATGGCTAGGGTTGAAGAAACTGTGGAGCTGCAAAATCAAAGCTTACAGAGTACGAACTATAAGTTTGAAGGTATATCCCATGCCATGGAAAACATGAAAAAAGTTATAGAAGACCTAAACGTATCAAGTGAGCGAATGAAAGAAACTAAAAATGAGGTTATGAATATCATTGGCAGTCTCGCTGCTATATCGCAACAAAACGCAGCAGGAACCCAAGAGGTTTCAGCTTCTGTGGAGGAGCAAACTGCCTCCATGACAGAGATCGCAGGGGCCAGTGAGGCTTTAGCAGAACTGGCAAATAGTATGAAAAAAGCCATAGAGAAGTTTATATATTCATAGATAAAATGTATCCTAATTAAAGAACTAAAGACTTAGAAACCTCCCATATCATCAATTTGATATGGGAGGTTTTTTCATTCAAAAATAGTAGAATCTATAGAACTATACATATGAGAACTTATTAGCTAGAAGAGTATAATAATACATGGAATTTAAAGGATATGTTAGATTAAAATGAAATAGTAAAAAGAGAATGCAAAAGAATAATTTAGAGACAAAAAGATAGTAGGGGCAGTGAACTTTTAGCAGGAAAGTATGATGTTACGGTTGAATATATACATATGATTAGTATTGTTAAAATTGATAGTATTTTATAGATTAAATCTTTAAAAATTAAGAGGTGATAAAGTGAATAAGTTTGAAACAGTTGTGGTGAAAAAAGGTTTATCACGTTTCTCTGCTTTATCTGTACACCCAACAAAGGCACGGGAAATGATATATGAAGGGGTTAAAAGGGGCCTAATTAAAAAGGACTCCAAAAAGCCATTAAAACTTCAGGAGCCAATAACCATGGAAATAGACTTTAAAGATTCTAACATGGCCGACACTGCTTCTTTAATACCTGGAGTAAAAAGACTTAACCCTAGAACTATTTCTTATACAGGTGATGGGGAGACTATATTCAAGTTGCAGGAGCTTATTATATTTAGGTTAGTCGATCAGCTGTAAAGGAATACTTTAAAAAAAAGGGGTGTGCGCTTTATGAAAGAGATAGATAGTAGGGCTAGGGAAGTGGTGGAAAAACTACAAAAAGATAGATTATTGGGGTATATACTGACTTCTTCTTTGTTTGCATTAATGGTGATGTTACCTTTTAGCTTTATTTTTGAAACTAGTCCTGAGCAACGACTGGCCTTATTTTTTATGACTGTTGCAGCTAAGATAATACTGGATTTGGCCTATAATATAGATAGAATCCTAGAAAGAATACCCAAAAAGCTTATAGCTATTTTAATTGTTCTAATTTTCCTGCTTACTCCCGTTGGTGGTCTAAACTTATCTAGGAACTTTCACCTTTCACCGGAAGGGGCTTTGGGTTTAGAGATCGACCATATTGAGCTTATAGAAGATAATGTTTATGGGGCATATTGGGCTAACGGACTAGAATATGGTGTGGCTATTTTGGAAAACACATTAGGTGGCCTAAGGTGGAAGCAGATAAGTGGGTCTTTTCATAATGCCATGCCCTTTGGTAGTTCTCACTGGGAAGCTACCGCAATCTCTATG comes from Alkalicella caledoniensis and encodes:
- a CDS encoding methyl-accepting chemotaxis protein, which gives rise to MKLRDKLLIPILLLLTITIGVIGIFNYTQTKNRITDMFHDEMENVLNNTVQSVISGQRAIEITTTSLNESNLSLTQSIAELILNNRSLLSTENMTSLAESLGVDEIHVIDENGIITHGNITEFYGFDFNTSEQTKPFLQGITDDNFRLAQEPTERGTDGVLFQYIGVSRLDRPGVIQIGVRPEAIEDMIAQMDIRDLIENIRVGEEGYAYVINGEGEVHAHKDSTQEGENISDFQWGQEIIRTGSGEITYRENGNEYLAFFDKVDDNIVVLTIDLQEINGPLSTLAWITILALVVSILIMIPVIFIIVNVQVSRPLTKLVGAMQKAGQGDLTVEARHNSKDEIGILAKGFNAMILNFRTLIMDIDNNSENVAKSSKQLTITTEQNTLAADEVARTIEEIANAANEQARETEKGVSYTEELGLALENEQLLITQLNKSADEVNILKDEGFVTLADLTEKTNSNSVSIGEVRDVIIDTNNSAESIAKASEMIQNISNQTNLLALNAAIEAARAGEAGKGFAVVADEIRKLAEQSNSFTGEISQIISDLTEKTQYAVKNMARVEETVELQNQSLQSTNYKFEGISHAMENMKKVIEDLNVSSERMKETKNEVMNIIGSLAAISQQNAAGTQEVSASVEEQTASMTEIAGASEALAELANSMKKAIEKFIYS
- a CDS encoding M55 family metallopeptidase, with the protein product MNKFETVVVKKGLSRFSALSVHPTKAREMIYEGVKRGLIKKDSKKPLKLQEPITMEIDFKDSNMADTASLIPGVKRLNPRTISYTGDGETIFKLQELIIFRLVDQL